One Glycine max cultivar Williams 82 chromosome 6, Glycine_max_v4.0, whole genome shotgun sequence DNA segment encodes these proteins:
- the LOC100808807 gene encoding G-type lectin S-receptor-like serine/threonine-protein kinase At4g27290 isoform X1 — MKFILSLKSFIYILFFPSLVVSIVPDRSSISQFQSLSYGKTIVSSPHGMFELGFFNLGYPNRIYLGIRYKNIPVDNVVWVANGGNPINDSSADLKLHSSGNLVLTHNNMVAWCTRSSKAAQNPVAELLDSGNLVIRDLNSANQESYLWQSFDYPSNTMLSGMKVGWDLKRNLNIRLIAWKSGDDPTPGDLSWSIVRHPYPEIYMMKGNKKYHRLGPWNGLRFTGMPEMKPNPVYHYEFVSNKEEVYYTWTLKQTSLITKAVLNQTALARPRYVWSELDESWMFYSTLPSDYCDHYGVCGANAYCSTSASPMCECLKGFKPKYLEKWNSMDWSQGCVLQHPLNCKHDGFVLLEGLKVPDTKATFVNDSIDIEKCRTKCLNNCSCMAYTNSNISGAGSGCVMWFGDLFDIKQYSVAENGQGLYIRLPASELEAIRQRNFKIKHVTIVTAASGMLVLGIYFIYRIWRNINEKSKAENNYEGFVDDLDLPLLDLSIILAATDNFSEVNKIGEGGFGPVYWGKLASGLEIAAKRLSQNSGQGISEFVNEVKLIAKLQHRNLVKLLGCCIHKQEKILVYEYMANGSLDYFIFDLLRNTDHTKGKSLDWPKRLSIICGIARGLMYLHQDSRLRIIHRDLKGSNVLLDEDFNPKISDFGMAKTVGREEIEGNTNKIVGTFGYMAPEYAVDGQFSVKSDVFSFGILLMEIICGKRNRGRYSGKRYNLIDHVWTHWKLSRTSEIIDSNIEDSCIESEIIRCIHVGLLCVQQYPEDRPTMTSVVLMLGSEMELDEPKKPGVFTKKESIEAISSSSTNTLTITLSAR, encoded by the exons ATGAAGTTTATTCTTTCCCTGAAGAGTTTCATCTATATACTATTTTTCCCTTCTCTTGTAGTTTCCATAGTACCAGACAGATCATCAATTTCACAGTTCCAATCCCTCAGTTATGGAAAGACCATAGTTTCTTCCCCACATGGAATGTTCGAGCTTGGTTTCTTCAATCTTGGATATCCCAACAGAATCTACCTCGGTATTCGGTACAAGAATATTCCAGTTGACAATGTTGTTTGGGTTGCAAACGGTGGCAACCCAATCAATGATTCCTCTGCCGACTTGAAACTACACAGTTCTGGCAATTTGGTCCTTACACACAACAACATGGTTGCTTGGTGCACAAGGTCTTCAAAAGCAGCACAGAATCCTGTGGCAGAACTCCTGGATTCTGGCAATCTTGTGATAAGAGATCTGAATTCAGCGAATCAAGAGTCATATCTATGGCAAAGCTTTGATTACCCATCTAATACAATGCTATCAGGAATGAAGGTTGGATGGGACCTCAAAAGAAATCTCAACATTCGCCTCATAGCTTGGAAGAGTGGTGATGATCCAACACCAGGAGACTTATCATGGAGTATTGTGCGGCATCCCTATCCTGAGATCTATATGATGAAGGGAAACAAAAAGTATCACAGACTTGGACCATGGAATGGGTTGCGCTTCACCGGCATGCCAGAAATGAAGCCTAATCCAGTTTACCATTACGAGTTTGTCTCCAACAAGGAAGAGGTTTACTACACATGGACCCTCAAGCAGACTAGTTTAATAACAAAAGCTGTACTTAACCAAACGGCCCTAGCGCGTCCTCGTTATGTATGGTCGGAGCTTGATGAATCATGGATGTTTTATTCAACCTTGCCATCAGACTACTGTGATCATTATGGCGTTTGTGGAGCCAACGCATATTGCAGCACGTCTGCGTCACCAATGTGTGAGTGCTTGAAAGGGTTCAAACCTAAGTATCTTGAAAAATGGAACTCAATGGACTGGTCCCAAGGATGTGTCCTGCAACATCCATTGAATTGCAAGCATGATGGGTTTGTCCTTTTGGAAGGATTGAAAGTGCCAGATACAAAAGCTACGTTTGTGAATGATAGTATTGATATAGAGAAATGCAGAACCAAGTGCTTGAATAATTGTTCTTGCATGGCTTATACAAATTCTAATATAAGTGGAGCAGGCAGTGGTTGTGTCATGTGGTTTGGGGATTTATTTGACATCAAACAGTATTCAGTTGCTGAAAATGGGCAGGGTCTATATATCCGGTTGCCTGCTTCAGAATTAG AGGCTATCAGGCAgaggaattttaaaataaaacatgtaaCCATAGTCACTGCAGCTTCAGGAATGCTTGTACTTGGTATTTATTTTATCTACAGAATCTGGAGGAACATCAATG AAAAGTCAAAAGCAGAAAATAACTACGAAGGGTTTGTGGATGATTTGGATCTTCCATTGCTTGATTTGTCAATAATTTTGGCTGCCACTGATAATTTCTCAGAGGTGAACAAGATTGGAGAAGGTGGTTTTGGACCTGTATATTGG GGAAAGCTAGCCAGTGGACTAGAAATTGCTGCAAAGAGACTTTCACAGAACTCGGGACAAGGAATATCCGAGTTTGTAAATGAAGTTAAACTGATAGCAAAACTTCAGCACAGAAATCTTGTAAAGCTTCTAGGCTGTTGTATTCATAAGCAAGAAAAAATATTGGTTTATGAATACATGGCTAACGGCAGCCTAGACTACTTCATTTTTG ATTTGCTGCGAAACACAGATCACACCAAAGGTAAATCACTTGACTGGCCTAAGCGGTTGAGCATAATTTGTGGAATTGCTCGAGGGCTTATGTATCTTCATCAAGATTCTCGACTAAGGATTATTCATAGAGATCTCAAAGGAAGTAATGTTCTACTAGATGAAGATTTCAATCCAAAAATATCAGATTTTGGAATGGCTAAAACTGTTGGAAGAGAGGAGATTGAAGGAAACACAAATAAAATAGTTGGAACATT tgGGTACATGGCTCCTGAGTATGCTGTTGATGGGCAATTTTCTGTGAAATCTGATGTCTTCAGCTTTGGTATTTTACTCATGGAGATAATATGTGGCAAAAGAAATAGAGGGCGCTATAGTGGAAAGCGATATAACCTTATTGATCAT gtaTGGACACACTGGAAATTGAGCAGGACTTCCGAAATAATTGACTCAAACATTGAAgattcatgcattgaatctgaaatCATACGTTGCATCCATGTTGGGCTGTTGTGCGTGCAACAATACCCAGAGGATAGGCCTACAATGACTTCAGTAGTTCTAATGTTGGGGAGTGAGATGGAATTGGATGAGCCTAAAAAGCCAGGTGTTTTCACGAAGAAGGAATCTATTGAAGCAATCTCAAGTAGTTCAACCAATACACTAACCATAACCTTAAGTGCTCGGTGA
- the LOC100808807 gene encoding G-type lectin S-receptor-like serine/threonine-protein kinase At4g27290 isoform X2, with protein sequence MKFILSLKSFIYILFFPSLVVSIVPDRSSISQFQSLSYGKTIVSSPHGMFELGFFNLGYPNRIYLGIRYKNIPVDNVVWVANGGNPINDSSADLKLHSSGNLVLTHNNMVAWCTRSSKAAQNPVAELLDSGNLVIRDLNSANQESYLWQSFDYPSNTMLSGMKVGWDLKRNLNIRLIAWKSGDDPTPGDLSWSIVRHPYPEIYMMKGNKKYHRLGPWNGLRFTGMPEMKPNPVYHYEFVSNKEEVYYTWTLKQTSLITKAVLNQTALARPRYVWSELDESWMFYSTLPSDYCDHYGVCGANAYCSTSASPMCECLKGFKPKYLEKWNSMDWSQGCVLQHPLNCKHDGFVLLEGLKVPDTKATFVNDSIDIEKCRTKCLNNCSCMAYTNSNISGAGSGCVMWFGDLFDIKQYSVAENGQGLYIRLPASELEAIRQRNFKIKHVTIVTAASGMLVLGIYFIYRIWRNINEKSKAENNYEGFVDDLDLPLLDLSIILAATDNFSEVNKIGEGGFGPVYWGKLASGLEIAAKRLSQNSGQGISEFVNEVKLIAKLQHRNLVKLLGCCIHKQEKILVYEYMANGSLDYFIFDHTKGKSLDWPKRLSIICGIARGLMYLHQDSRLRIIHRDLKGSNVLLDEDFNPKISDFGMAKTVGREEIEGNTNKIVGTFGYMAPEYAVDGQFSVKSDVFSFGILLMEIICGKRNRGRYSGKRYNLIDHVWTHWKLSRTSEIIDSNIEDSCIESEIIRCIHVGLLCVQQYPEDRPTMTSVVLMLGSEMELDEPKKPGVFTKKESIEAISSSSTNTLTITLSAR encoded by the exons ATGAAGTTTATTCTTTCCCTGAAGAGTTTCATCTATATACTATTTTTCCCTTCTCTTGTAGTTTCCATAGTACCAGACAGATCATCAATTTCACAGTTCCAATCCCTCAGTTATGGAAAGACCATAGTTTCTTCCCCACATGGAATGTTCGAGCTTGGTTTCTTCAATCTTGGATATCCCAACAGAATCTACCTCGGTATTCGGTACAAGAATATTCCAGTTGACAATGTTGTTTGGGTTGCAAACGGTGGCAACCCAATCAATGATTCCTCTGCCGACTTGAAACTACACAGTTCTGGCAATTTGGTCCTTACACACAACAACATGGTTGCTTGGTGCACAAGGTCTTCAAAAGCAGCACAGAATCCTGTGGCAGAACTCCTGGATTCTGGCAATCTTGTGATAAGAGATCTGAATTCAGCGAATCAAGAGTCATATCTATGGCAAAGCTTTGATTACCCATCTAATACAATGCTATCAGGAATGAAGGTTGGATGGGACCTCAAAAGAAATCTCAACATTCGCCTCATAGCTTGGAAGAGTGGTGATGATCCAACACCAGGAGACTTATCATGGAGTATTGTGCGGCATCCCTATCCTGAGATCTATATGATGAAGGGAAACAAAAAGTATCACAGACTTGGACCATGGAATGGGTTGCGCTTCACCGGCATGCCAGAAATGAAGCCTAATCCAGTTTACCATTACGAGTTTGTCTCCAACAAGGAAGAGGTTTACTACACATGGACCCTCAAGCAGACTAGTTTAATAACAAAAGCTGTACTTAACCAAACGGCCCTAGCGCGTCCTCGTTATGTATGGTCGGAGCTTGATGAATCATGGATGTTTTATTCAACCTTGCCATCAGACTACTGTGATCATTATGGCGTTTGTGGAGCCAACGCATATTGCAGCACGTCTGCGTCACCAATGTGTGAGTGCTTGAAAGGGTTCAAACCTAAGTATCTTGAAAAATGGAACTCAATGGACTGGTCCCAAGGATGTGTCCTGCAACATCCATTGAATTGCAAGCATGATGGGTTTGTCCTTTTGGAAGGATTGAAAGTGCCAGATACAAAAGCTACGTTTGTGAATGATAGTATTGATATAGAGAAATGCAGAACCAAGTGCTTGAATAATTGTTCTTGCATGGCTTATACAAATTCTAATATAAGTGGAGCAGGCAGTGGTTGTGTCATGTGGTTTGGGGATTTATTTGACATCAAACAGTATTCAGTTGCTGAAAATGGGCAGGGTCTATATATCCGGTTGCCTGCTTCAGAATTAG AGGCTATCAGGCAgaggaattttaaaataaaacatgtaaCCATAGTCACTGCAGCTTCAGGAATGCTTGTACTTGGTATTTATTTTATCTACAGAATCTGGAGGAACATCAATG AAAAGTCAAAAGCAGAAAATAACTACGAAGGGTTTGTGGATGATTTGGATCTTCCATTGCTTGATTTGTCAATAATTTTGGCTGCCACTGATAATTTCTCAGAGGTGAACAAGATTGGAGAAGGTGGTTTTGGACCTGTATATTGG GGAAAGCTAGCCAGTGGACTAGAAATTGCTGCAAAGAGACTTTCACAGAACTCGGGACAAGGAATATCCGAGTTTGTAAATGAAGTTAAACTGATAGCAAAACTTCAGCACAGAAATCTTGTAAAGCTTCTAGGCTGTTGTATTCATAAGCAAGAAAAAATATTGGTTTATGAATACATGGCTAACGGCAGCCTAGACTACTTCATTTTTG ATCACACCAAAGGTAAATCACTTGACTGGCCTAAGCGGTTGAGCATAATTTGTGGAATTGCTCGAGGGCTTATGTATCTTCATCAAGATTCTCGACTAAGGATTATTCATAGAGATCTCAAAGGAAGTAATGTTCTACTAGATGAAGATTTCAATCCAAAAATATCAGATTTTGGAATGGCTAAAACTGTTGGAAGAGAGGAGATTGAAGGAAACACAAATAAAATAGTTGGAACATT tgGGTACATGGCTCCTGAGTATGCTGTTGATGGGCAATTTTCTGTGAAATCTGATGTCTTCAGCTTTGGTATTTTACTCATGGAGATAATATGTGGCAAAAGAAATAGAGGGCGCTATAGTGGAAAGCGATATAACCTTATTGATCAT gtaTGGACACACTGGAAATTGAGCAGGACTTCCGAAATAATTGACTCAAACATTGAAgattcatgcattgaatctgaaatCATACGTTGCATCCATGTTGGGCTGTTGTGCGTGCAACAATACCCAGAGGATAGGCCTACAATGACTTCAGTAGTTCTAATGTTGGGGAGTGAGATGGAATTGGATGAGCCTAAAAAGCCAGGTGTTTTCACGAAGAAGGAATCTATTGAAGCAATCTCAAGTAGTTCAACCAATACACTAACCATAACCTTAAGTGCTCGGTGA
- the LOC100808807 gene encoding G-type lectin S-receptor-like serine/threonine-protein kinase At4g27290 isoform X3, with amino-acid sequence MFELGFFNLGYPNRIYLGIRYKNIPVDNVVWVANGGNPINDSSADLKLHSSGNLVLTHNNMVAWCTRSSKAAQNPVAELLDSGNLVIRDLNSANQESYLWQSFDYPSNTMLSGMKVGWDLKRNLNIRLIAWKSGDDPTPGDLSWSIVRHPYPEIYMMKGNKKYHRLGPWNGLRFTGMPEMKPNPVYHYEFVSNKEEVYYTWTLKQTSLITKAVLNQTALARPRYVWSELDESWMFYSTLPSDYCDHYGVCGANAYCSTSASPMCECLKGFKPKYLEKWNSMDWSQGCVLQHPLNCKHDGFVLLEGLKVPDTKATFVNDSIDIEKCRTKCLNNCSCMAYTNSNISGAGSGCVMWFGDLFDIKQYSVAENGQGLYIRLPASELEAIRQRNFKIKHVTIVTAASGMLVLGIYFIYRIWRNINEKSKAENNYEGFVDDLDLPLLDLSIILAATDNFSEVNKIGEGGFGPVYWGKLASGLEIAAKRLSQNSGQGISEFVNEVKLIAKLQHRNLVKLLGCCIHKQEKILVYEYMANGSLDYFIFDHTKGKSLDWPKRLSIICGIARGLMYLHQDSRLRIIHRDLKGSNVLLDEDFNPKISDFGMAKTVGREEIEGNTNKIVGTFGYMAPEYAVDGQFSVKSDVFSFGILLMEIICGKRNRGRYSGKRYNLIDHVWTHWKLSRTSEIIDSNIEDSCIESEIIRCIHVGLLCVQQYPEDRPTMTSVVLMLGSEMELDEPKKPGVFTKKESIEAISSSSTNTLTITLSAR; translated from the exons ATGTTCGAGCTTGGTTTCTTCAATCTTGGATATCCCAACAGAATCTACCTCGGTATTCGGTACAAGAATATTCCAGTTGACAATGTTGTTTGGGTTGCAAACGGTGGCAACCCAATCAATGATTCCTCTGCCGACTTGAAACTACACAGTTCTGGCAATTTGGTCCTTACACACAACAACATGGTTGCTTGGTGCACAAGGTCTTCAAAAGCAGCACAGAATCCTGTGGCAGAACTCCTGGATTCTGGCAATCTTGTGATAAGAGATCTGAATTCAGCGAATCAAGAGTCATATCTATGGCAAAGCTTTGATTACCCATCTAATACAATGCTATCAGGAATGAAGGTTGGATGGGACCTCAAAAGAAATCTCAACATTCGCCTCATAGCTTGGAAGAGTGGTGATGATCCAACACCAGGAGACTTATCATGGAGTATTGTGCGGCATCCCTATCCTGAGATCTATATGATGAAGGGAAACAAAAAGTATCACAGACTTGGACCATGGAATGGGTTGCGCTTCACCGGCATGCCAGAAATGAAGCCTAATCCAGTTTACCATTACGAGTTTGTCTCCAACAAGGAAGAGGTTTACTACACATGGACCCTCAAGCAGACTAGTTTAATAACAAAAGCTGTACTTAACCAAACGGCCCTAGCGCGTCCTCGTTATGTATGGTCGGAGCTTGATGAATCATGGATGTTTTATTCAACCTTGCCATCAGACTACTGTGATCATTATGGCGTTTGTGGAGCCAACGCATATTGCAGCACGTCTGCGTCACCAATGTGTGAGTGCTTGAAAGGGTTCAAACCTAAGTATCTTGAAAAATGGAACTCAATGGACTGGTCCCAAGGATGTGTCCTGCAACATCCATTGAATTGCAAGCATGATGGGTTTGTCCTTTTGGAAGGATTGAAAGTGCCAGATACAAAAGCTACGTTTGTGAATGATAGTATTGATATAGAGAAATGCAGAACCAAGTGCTTGAATAATTGTTCTTGCATGGCTTATACAAATTCTAATATAAGTGGAGCAGGCAGTGGTTGTGTCATGTGGTTTGGGGATTTATTTGACATCAAACAGTATTCAGTTGCTGAAAATGGGCAGGGTCTATATATCCGGTTGCCTGCTTCAGAATTAG AGGCTATCAGGCAgaggaattttaaaataaaacatgtaaCCATAGTCACTGCAGCTTCAGGAATGCTTGTACTTGGTATTTATTTTATCTACAGAATCTGGAGGAACATCAATG AAAAGTCAAAAGCAGAAAATAACTACGAAGGGTTTGTGGATGATTTGGATCTTCCATTGCTTGATTTGTCAATAATTTTGGCTGCCACTGATAATTTCTCAGAGGTGAACAAGATTGGAGAAGGTGGTTTTGGACCTGTATATTGG GGAAAGCTAGCCAGTGGACTAGAAATTGCTGCAAAGAGACTTTCACAGAACTCGGGACAAGGAATATCCGAGTTTGTAAATGAAGTTAAACTGATAGCAAAACTTCAGCACAGAAATCTTGTAAAGCTTCTAGGCTGTTGTATTCATAAGCAAGAAAAAATATTGGTTTATGAATACATGGCTAACGGCAGCCTAGACTACTTCATTTTTG ATCACACCAAAGGTAAATCACTTGACTGGCCTAAGCGGTTGAGCATAATTTGTGGAATTGCTCGAGGGCTTATGTATCTTCATCAAGATTCTCGACTAAGGATTATTCATAGAGATCTCAAAGGAAGTAATGTTCTACTAGATGAAGATTTCAATCCAAAAATATCAGATTTTGGAATGGCTAAAACTGTTGGAAGAGAGGAGATTGAAGGAAACACAAATAAAATAGTTGGAACATT tgGGTACATGGCTCCTGAGTATGCTGTTGATGGGCAATTTTCTGTGAAATCTGATGTCTTCAGCTTTGGTATTTTACTCATGGAGATAATATGTGGCAAAAGAAATAGAGGGCGCTATAGTGGAAAGCGATATAACCTTATTGATCAT gtaTGGACACACTGGAAATTGAGCAGGACTTCCGAAATAATTGACTCAAACATTGAAgattcatgcattgaatctgaaatCATACGTTGCATCCATGTTGGGCTGTTGTGCGTGCAACAATACCCAGAGGATAGGCCTACAATGACTTCAGTAGTTCTAATGTTGGGGAGTGAGATGGAATTGGATGAGCCTAAAAAGCCAGGTGTTTTCACGAAGAAGGAATCTATTGAAGCAATCTCAAGTAGTTCAACCAATACACTAACCATAACCTTAAGTGCTCGGTGA
- the LOC100809353 gene encoding G-type lectin S-receptor-like serine/threonine-protein kinase At4g27290 has product MRFVHFLMNIIIYTLFDTFLLVFEAAGTSSFIAQYQSLSYGKSIVSSPRGTYELCFFNLGNPNKIYLGIRYKNIPTQNVVWVANGGNPINDSSTILELNSSGNLVLTHNNMVVWSTSYRKAAQNPVAELLDSGNLVIREKNEAKPEEEEYLWQSFDYPSNTMLAGMKVGWDLKRNFSIRLVAWKSFDDPTPGDLSWGVTLHPYPEFYMMKGTKKYHRLGPWNGLRFSGRPEMAGSDPIYHFDFVSNKEEVYYTWTLKQTNLLSKLVLNQTTQERPRYVWSETEKSWMFYTTMPEDYCDHYGVCGANSYCSTSAYPMCECLKGFKPKSPEKWNSMGWTEGCVLKHPLSCMNDGFFLVEGLKVPDTKHTFVDESIDLEQCKTKCLNDCSCMAYTNSNISGAGSGCVMWFGDLIDIKLYPVPEKGQDLYIRLPSSELESSRDKKDSKIIIIATSIGATLGVILAIYFVYRRNIAEMSNAENNHEEPLPQHGHNRWNIADKSKTKENIKRQLKDLDVPLFDLLTITTATNNFSSNNKIGQGGFGPVYKGKLVDGRDIAVKRLSSGSGQGIVEFITEVKLIAKLQHRNLVKLLGCSFPKQEKLLLYEYMVNGSLDSFIFDQQKGKLLDWPQRFHIIFGIARGLLYLHEDSRLRIIHRDLKASNVLLDEKLNPKISDFGMARAFGGDQTEGNTNRVVGTYGYMAPEYAVDGVFSIKSDVFSFGILLLEIICGNKNRSLCHGNQTLNLVGYAWTLWKEQNTSQLIDSNIKDSCVIPEVLRCIHVSLLCVQQYPEDRPTMTSVIQMLGSEMELVEPKEPGFFPRRISDERNLSSNLNQTISNDEITITTLKGR; this is encoded by the exons ATGAGGTTCGTTCATTTTCTGATGAATATCATAATTTATACACTGTTTGACACTTTTCTCTTAGTTTTCGAAGCAGCAGGAACATCGTCATTCATAGCACAATACCAGTCCCTCAGTTATGGGAAGAGCATAGTTTCTTCCCCACGTGGAACCTATGAGCTTTGTTTCTTTAACCTTGGAAATCCAAACAAAATCTACCTTGGGATTCGGTACAAGAATATTCCAACTCAAAACGTTGTTTGGGTTGCAAACGGTGGCAACCCAATCAATGATTCCTCTACCATCTTGGAACTAAATAGTTCTGGCAACTTGGTCCTTACACACAACAACATGGTTGTTTGGTCCACAAGTTATCGAAAAGCAGCACAGAATCCCGTGGCGGAGCTCTTGGATTCTGGCAACCTTGtgataagagagaaaaatgaagcaAAACCAGAAGAGGAAGAATATCTATGGCAAAGTTTTGACTACCCTTCTAACACAATGTTGGCAGGAATGAAGGTTGGATGGGACCTCAAAAGAAATTTTAGTATTCGCCTCGTAGCTTGGAAGAGTTTTGATGATCCAACACCAGGAGACTTATCTTGGGGTGTTACTCTGCACCCCTATCCAGAGTTCTATATGATGAAAGGAACCAAAAAGTATCACAGACTTGGACCGTGGAATGGTTTGCGTTTTAGTGGCAGACCGGAAATGGCAGGTAGTGATCCCATTTACCATTTTGATTTTGTCTCCAACAAGGAAGAGGTTTATTACACCTGGACCCTCAAGCAGACTAATTTGTTATCGAAATTGGTACTTAACCAAACCACACAAGAACGTCCTCGTTATGTATGGTCAGAGACTGAAAAATCATGGATGTTTTATACAACGATGCCGGAAGACTACTGTGACCATTATGGGGTTTGTGGAGCTAATTCATATTGCAGCACTTCTGCATATCCAATGTGTGAGTGTTTAAAAGGGTTCAAGCCTAAGTCCCCGGAAAAATGGAACTCAATGGGCTGGACCGAAGGATGTGTCCTCAAACATCCATTGAGTTGCATGAATGATGGGTTTTTCCTCGTGGAAGGCTTGAAAGTGCCGGATACTAAACATACTTTTGTGGATGAGAGTATTGATCTAGAGCAATGCAAAACCAAGTGCTTGAATGATTGTTCTTGCATGGCATATACCAATTCTAATATAAGTGGAGCAGGCAGTGGCTGTGTCATGTGGTTTGGTGATTTAATTGACATCAAATTGTATCCTGTTCCAGAAAAAGGGCAGGATCTATATATAAGGTTGCCTTCTTCAGAATTAG AGTCTAGCAGGGACAAGAAGGactcaaaaataataataattgcaaCCTCCATCGGTGCCACTTTAGGAGTTATACTTGCTATTTATTTCGTCTACAGAAGGAACATTGctg AGATGTCAAATGCAGAAAATAACCATGAAGAGCCTCTGCCACAACATGGACACAACCGATGGAACATTGCTG ATAAGTCAAAGACAAAAGAGAACATTAAAAGGCAGCTAAAAGATCTGGATGTGCCATTGTTTGATCTGCTAACAATTACTACGGCCACTAACAATTTCTCGTCGAATAATAAGATTGGACAAGGTGGTTTTGGACCTGTATATAAG GGAAAACTTGTGGATGGGAGAGACATTGCCGTCAAGAGACTCTCAAGTGGGTCTGGACAAGGAATAGTGGAGTTCATAACAGAAGTAAAACTGATTGCGAAGCTTCAACACCGAAATCTTGTAAAGCTCCTCGGCTGTAGCtttccaaaacaagaaaaattacTGTTATATGAATACATGGTTAATGGAAGCCTAGACTCCTTCATTTTTG ATCAACAAAAAGGTAAATTGTTGGATTGGCCTCAACGCTTCCACATAATTTTTGGAATTGCTAGGGGACTTTTGTATCTTCATGAAGATTCCCGATTAAGGATTATTCATAGAGATCTCAAAGCAAGTAACGTTTTACTTGATGAGAAGTTAAATCCAAAAATATCAGATTTTGGAATGGCTAGAGCTTTTGGAGGAGACCAAACTGAAGGAAACACAAATAGAGTAGTTGGGACTTA CGGATACATGGCTCCAGAATATGCTGTTGATGGGGTATTTTCAATCAAATCGGATGTTTTCAGTTTTGGTATTTTATTGTTAGAGATTATATGTGGGAACAAAAATAGATCTCTTTGTCATGGAAACCAGACTCTTAACCTTGTTGGCTAT GCATGGACTCTTTGGAAAGAGCAAAATACTTCACAGTTGATTGACTCAAACATAAAGGACTCATGTGTCATCCCAGAAGTATTACGATGCATCCATGTCAGTCTCTTGTGTGTGCAACAATACCCAGAGGATAGGCCAACCATGACCTCAGTAATTCAAATGTTAGGGAGTGAAATGGAACTGGTTGAGCCAAAAGAGCCTGGTTTCTTTCCAAGGAGGATTTCGGATGAAAGAAATTTAAGCTCAAATCTAAACCAAACGATTTCAAATGATGAAATAACCATTACCACATTAAAAGGCCGCTGA
- the LOC121175013 gene encoding secreted RxLR effector protein 161-like: MNYIEVFAPVARLDTIRLILAIATRYSWNVFQLDVKSVPFFTVNLKRRSMCSNQKFGLENCNAVNNPIVPGTRLSKNDAGTKVDATLFKQVVDSLMYLTATRPDLMFGVSLINRFMSNSTKSHWFIAKRILKYLNGTTELGIYYKKGENTKIVAYSDIDFVRDIDDRRSASGFVFLFGSGAVSWSSKKQPVATLSTTEAKYIVVASCVCQRIWIQSVLEKLSLEEHTDSI; encoded by the exons ATGAATTACATAGAGGTATTTGCCCCGGTGGCCAGGCTTGACACAATTCGCTTAATACTTGCTATAGCAACACGGTATAGCTGGAATGTATTTCAGCTAGATGTGAAGAGTGTGCCTTTCTTCACGGTGAACTTAAAGAGGAGATCTATGTGCAGCAACcaaaag TTTGGCTTGGAAAATTGTAATGCAGTCAATAATCCAATTGTTCCAGGCACAAGATTGTCAAAAAATGATGCAGGAACCAAAGTTGATGCAACTCTGTTCAAACAAGTAGTTGACAGTCTTATGTATTTAACTGCAACTCGACCAGATTTAATGTTTGGAGTAAGCTTGATCAACAGGTTTATGTCCAATTCCACTAAATCTCACTGGTTTATAGCCAAAAGAATACTAAAATACTTAAATGGAACAACTGAACTAGGCATATACTACAAGAAAGGGGAAAACACAAAGATTGTAGCATATTCTGACATTGATTTTGTTAGGGATATAGATGATAGAAGAAGTGCTTCtggatttgtatttttatttggttCTGGAGCAGTCTCATGGTCCTCAAAGAAACAACCAGTAGCCACATTATCCACCACGGAAGCTAAGTATATAGTTGTTGCCTCTTGTGTGTGTCAACGTATTTGGATTCAAAGCGTGCTTGAGAAGCTGAGCCTTGAAGAACACACTGATTCTATATGA